The candidate division KSB1 bacterium genome segment CAAATCAGAAACTGAATACGATTTAGAGAATGCCAAGTTTCTGTTGGAGAAATATGAAATTTCTTATGTGACGACCCCTGATCAGGTTGATAAAAGCCTGCAAAAAACAAGAAAGCCAAATAAGGGAATATTAGCTTTTGGTAATCCGGATTTTGATTCTGAGGAAGATTTGGAAATGGTGCTTGTAACGTCGGAAATGTCATCTACACAGGGTATTATGAGAGGAGAAAAACTGGCAAAGCTGCCAAATTCTGAGGTAGAAGTAAGAGAAATTGGCAAGGCTTTTGGAGGGACAGGAAACAAAATTCTGGTTGGAAATGAAGCCACAGAAGAATATCTCAAAGATCATGCCGCAGATTACAGAATTCTTCATTTTGCCACACATTTCCTCATCAATGATGACCAACCGCTATATTCCAAAATTGTGTTGGCTCAGAATAGCAAGTCGAAAGAAGATGGTTACTTGCAAACATATGAAGTCTTTAACATGAAATTGAATGCTGATTTAGTGGTCTTGAGTGCATGCAACACAGGATTGGGTAAAATAAGAAAAGGGGAGGGAGTGATTGGCATTTCCAGGGCTTTTTTATATGCAGGTGTACCAAGTCTCCTGGCCAGTTTATGGAGTGTGGATGACCAATCAACTGCAATAATTATGAAGAGCTTTTACAAGTATTTACAATCTGGCTCCAATAAAAGGCAGGCACTTAGCCTTGCTAAACTCGATTATTTCAAGTCCGCCAAAGGGATAAAGAAAGATCCGTTTTATTGGGCGCCTTTTATCTTAATGGGAGATTGGACTTCTATAGATATGGAAACGAAGGCCGACAAACCAATCGGTATGATGATTCTATTGGGATTTTTTGTTACGATTACAGTATTGTGGCTTTACAGAATCAGAAAACGCGTTTCTAATAACTAATTTGGATATTTTGTACAGAGAGATAACTGCATTCTTTTCCTTCTTAATTGACTAATATCTCTTTCCATAAGGTGCTTGATATTGGGAGTATGTTCAATTTCGTAATTTGTCCAATGCTGGTCTTTTAGCCTTTTCGAAAAATTGTTAAAATAGGGATCTTAATCATAATCAAAATAATATTTTTGATAACCAATTTAATATGATTCTGCGTTCGAGACGTTCGTGCAATCGGAAATCGGTCGATCGCAGAATGATAATATTTTCCTAAGATTCTTTGAGTTAATCGGTTAATAAGTAAACCAATTTATCAATAGTAAGATCATGAGAAGTTGAATTTTGTACTTCCGAAGTTATTTACAGTGGTCCCTTCCTCAGCATGGACTGTTACACTGCCCAGAACCCAGTTACATTCAAATTTGACATCATTACTAGTATTTAAGTATTTATATTAAAGTAAATATACCACCATATAAAAAAGTAAAAATCTACTATTATTATTAACTGTCAGCATTTTTAGGACGACACCGAGTCTGGAGGCTAGAGACTCGTAGCTGGGTGTTTGATGCTGGATGCTAGATACTAAAGATGACTGGATGCATTAATTAAGAAAAGGACGCGGTATGAATATCTGGTGTCAGTAGCGCTTGTGTCACTAACACTGGTTTCACTATCACAAGTTTAAAAGTGGCTCATTGACACTGCCTACTGGCTGGTTTGATGACCGGATCATTCTCTTTGCTGGAAATCGATATAGACGCCGCGAGGATGAGCTGCCGTTCAGTTTCGGACCCTCGGGCTGCGAGTTCAGTACATCAGCGACCATCCGGGGATTGTTAACTCTTCTATTTTCTCTAACAATTCTTTGGCATTATAAGGCTTGGTGAAGTACGCATTTGCACCAACTTGCTTTCCGATTTCTTTATCACTGCTTTGACTTTTTGCTGTAAGCATAATAATTGGAATTGACGCATACTCTTCATCGAATTTCAATAATCTACAGACAGAAAATCCATCAATATTCGGCAACATCACATCTAACAAAATCAGATCCGGTCTTAAACTTTTTGCCAAGTTGCAACCTGTTTCACCATTAGCAGCGGTATAGACTTCGTAACCGGCATATTCTAATTTCTTTTTAAGAGCGAATAATGTTTCTTCCACATCTTCTACAATCAAGATTCTTTTCTTTTTCATAATACGATCTCTATAGTCATTATTTTTTACAAGCATTACTTCTTCTATTGTTGTTATCCCTTTAACACACTTTAATAGTCAGTCTTGTTTTAAGGACTTCATACCTCCGTTGATGGCTACGATTCTTAGTGTTCAGCCGATGTATTTGCCGTGATTAACTTCTTCATTTTATCGTCAATTTTCAGGATTTCAAAAGAAGAATTAAATTTTCTAGAACCCCTGCTTTGAATTGACCCAATTGATACGGATTTGAAACCACAGTATTCTTATACTATCCGCGAATTGCTGTCGCATAACGACAGTGATGTAGCACACAAAATAGATAAAAGCGGTCGTTGGAACAAAATTCATTCAATCAGTTTCGACAATTAGGACCCCAGGATACCCCGAAAAATTTTTATAAAATTATCCTCTAAATAAGAAATTTAAAATATGACAAACTTGTAAAAAGTCGACAACATTTTTGTGGACACAATATTAATGTGGTTAAGTCAAGGGTGAAATGTCAATATATTGTATGTCCTTCTAATCTTTCGACTTTTTACAAGTTCGTCATGATTAGAAATCCCGTCCAGCACTTTACTCGAAATCGATGATCAGCAAAAAACATTAGAAATTCAAGACTAATATTTACAAGTACATAAAAAACCCCGCCTGAATAACAGGCGGGGTTAATTCTTATTGGAGCTTCCGAAGCCAGTGCTAACAAGCTTCCTCGGAGGCTCCTATTATACAGTGACTACAAATAGGACCACCTCCTTTCTTCAGGGCATTCATAATCGCTCAGAATTACTTCCCTGGTTAAGTACCCGAGCAAGAGTTTAATTAATACATGCAATATAAATAATAAAGGTCGCAAAATCAATAAATAATTTGTTAGGTTTATTTAGTTTTCCTTACCTTGATAATAATTCTTAGATAATTCAGGCCAATGAAGTTACTGGAGTTTTCGAAATGAAATCTAATAGCCTTTTGCAATACCCTCACCTCTTGGATCGGCGCCTCCGGTAAATCGAATCGGTTTGCCATTCTCATATTCAATAGCAAGTCCATGAGCATTTCCCAATCCTTTTACAACTTGGATATTATGTCCTAATTTAATAAGTTGATCCCGGGTTGATTCTGCAATTCCTTTCTCCACTACAATCCTATCAGGCTCAATAAAACTAATGCGAGAAGCTGCGATTGCTTGCTGGATATTCATATCAAATTCAATCATGTTTAACACCATTTGAGGAACAGTCTGGCCAATTGTATGTCCACCAGGGGTGCCAATAGCAACCCATGGTTTACCGTTTTTAATGATTAGCGTCGGACAATCACCGGAGAGTTTGTGACGTCCGGCATGAGCGTCCATAGGATTGCCTTTCGGTTCAAACGTGCAATATGCTAAAGAATTATTCAGCCAGATACCAGTGCCTTTCGGCATGATTCTACTGCCAAAGGAATTACCTAAAGTTTGAGTTGCACTTACGATATTTCCCCATTTATCTGCAACAACAAAATGGGTTGTATTGATACCTTCTTTTGCAAATTCGGTAGGAGGAACGAATTGTTTTGCCTCATCAGGCGAAATAGCTGAAATCTGCTGGCTCCAATATTCATTCGATAAAAGTGTTTCAAGGGGTGGAGGGTTTTTTTCAGGGTCGCCAGCATACCGAAGCCGACACCAAAAAGCGTGTTTCGTTACTTCAGCAAACCTGTGAAGATATTCGGAGCTATTATGACCCACTGCCTGGTTATCATATAAACTCATCATTCCCAATCGAATTAGTGACGGAAAAGCCGTTGATGGTGGTGAAGCGGTTATCACCTGATATTCATGATAATCAATCCGGATAGGTTCATACCATTCAGCCTCATTGCTCTTCATATCTTCGATTGAGAGAAATCCTCCGGCTTTTCGCATGGCTGCATCAATAGCTTGTCCGATCTCTCCGCCATGAACAACTTTTGCTCCCTGTTTTGCAATTTTCCGAAAAGAATCGGCGAGGTCTTTTTGGATGAGCAACTCTCCAGCACTTAAAGGAGCATCGTCTTTACCATAAAATTCTTTTGCATGATCAGGAAAACTTGGATACGCGCTTTGGATTAACCTGGCTGTCCGGTCATTTAGAATCACGCCATTTTCGGCAGTCTTTATTGCTGTCTCAAATAGTTCTTCCCAGTCCATGGACCCAAAACGTTTCCACATAGACTCCCAGGCAATTACATTTCCCGGAGTGGAAACTGCCTTTGCTCCCCGTCTATTTTCTTTATAATTCGGCGTTGGAGCACGATAGACATCTGAGTCTACGTTTTTTGGAATTCGTCCGCTACAATTCAAAAACAGAGCTTGTTGCTTTTCGGCGTCATAAACTAGTACAGTCCCATAACCGCCAATTCCGGACATCATAGGCTCTACAACATTGAGCATCGCTGCGATAGAAACAGCCGCATCGAAAGCATTTCCACCGGCTTTTAAGATATCAAGACCCGCTTTGGTTGCCAATGGATGTGCCGAACTAACCATTCCATGGGTTCCAATGGCCGGTGCCGTATCAGAATTTTGAGTTGAATAAGTTGTACTATTGCGATCACAAGAAGTGCTAAAAACCAATATTTGAAGAAATAGAAAGAGAACTATTCGTCTCATGAGCATCTCCTTTCCGTAGTTAAATTCTTAAATCTGTAATTGACATCTTAATCCTGGATAATAATAAATCCTTCATATCTAAAACTGATGACCATAAAATCAAGCCATCTTACAGGTTGATCTTTTACCATCAGTATTGCCGTTGCATCGCTAACCCCCATCTTTACGCGTAAAAAGGCCATCACTTATCATTCAGACTACGAAGATACTGTAGCATGGAAAGTGCCTCTTCCTCTTGCTCAATGCCACCCTTCTCTAAGCTCAGGAGATCATGCTCAACTTTTTGAAACATCATGAGCATTGCAGATTTATTGTTTTTCTGAGTGTCCATTTCATCAATTGTCTTTCGGATATCTTCAAGAGCTTTCATTCTTAGTG includes the following:
- the ggt gene encoding gamma-glutamyltransferase, producing MRRIVLFLFLQILVFSTSCDRNSTTYSTQNSDTAPAIGTHGMVSSAHPLATKAGLDILKAGGNAFDAAVSIAAMLNVVEPMMSGIGGYGTVLVYDAEKQQALFLNCSGRIPKNVDSDVYRAPTPNYKENRRGAKAVSTPGNVIAWESMWKRFGSMDWEELFETAIKTAENGVILNDRTARLIQSAYPSFPDHAKEFYGKDDAPLSAGELLIQKDLADSFRKIAKQGAKVVHGGEIGQAIDAAMRKAGGFLSIEDMKSNEAEWYEPIRIDYHEYQVITASPPSTAFPSLIRLGMMSLYDNQAVGHNSSEYLHRFAEVTKHAFWCRLRYAGDPEKNPPPLETLLSNEYWSQQISAISPDEAKQFVPPTEFAKEGINTTHFVVADKWGNIVSATQTLGNSFGSRIMPKGTGIWLNNSLAYCTFEPKGNPMDAHAGRHKLSGDCPTLIIKNGKPWVAIGTPGGHTIGQTVPQMVLNMIEFDMNIQQAIAASRISFIEPDRIVVEKGIAESTRDQLIKLGHNIQVVKGLGNAHGLAIEYENGKPIRFTGGADPRGEGIAKGY
- a CDS encoding response regulator, coding for MKKKRILIVEDVEETLFALKKKLEYAGYEVYTAANGETGCNLAKSLRPDLILLDVMLPNIDGFSVCRLLKFDEEYASIPIIMLTAKSQSSDKEIGKQVGANAYFTKPYNAKELLEKIEELTIPGWSLMY